The proteins below come from a single Podarcis muralis chromosome 8, rPodMur119.hap1.1, whole genome shotgun sequence genomic window:
- the SDC2 gene encoding syndecan-2 isoform X1: protein MWNVWILLAFASAACVSAETRAALTSDKDLYLDNSSIEEASGVYPIDDDDYTSGSGSGAEEEEEGDNTPIVVPSRTLPKMPPTSDAPRTEKTTLKMQTKVPTQTKSPEEIDKKRILKPDAENKNAKNEPGEDTDVFTQKHSENLFQRTEVLAAVIAGGVIGFLFAIFLILLLVYRMRKKDEGSYDLGERKPSSAAYQKAPTKEFYA from the exons AGAGCAGCATTGACCTCCGATAAAGACCTGTACCTTGACAACAGCTCCATTGAAGAAGCATCAGGAGTCTATCCAATTGACGATGATGATTATACTTCGGGTTCAGGCTCAG gggctgaagaagaagaagaaggcgatAACACGCCAATAGTGGTGCCATCAAGAACTCTTCCAAAGATGCCACCAACTAGCGATGCTCCCAGAACTGAGAAAACCACGCTGAAAATGCAGACCAAGGTACCTACGCAAACAAAG TCACCTGAAGAGATTGATAAAAAGAGGATTCTCAAGCCTGACGCTGAAAACAAAAACGCTAAGAACGAACCAGGTGAAGACACCGACGTGTTCACCCAAAAACACTCAGAAAACCTTTTCCAGAGAACAGAAGTATTGGCAG CTGTTATCGCCGGTGGAGTTATTGGTTTTCTCTTTGCAATCTTCCTTATCTTGCTTTTGGTATATCGCATGAGAAAGAAGGATGAAGGCAGCTACGACCTTGGAGAACGCAAACCATCCAGCGCTGCCTACCAGAAGGCACCTACTAAGGAGTTTTATGCATAA
- the SDC2 gene encoding syndecan-2 isoform X2, translated as MWNVWILLAFASAACVSAETRAALTSDKDLYLDNSSIEEASGVYPIDDDDYTSGSGSGAEEEEEGDNTPIVVPSRTLPKMPPTSDAPRTEKTTLKMQTKSPEEIDKKRILKPDAENKNAKNEPGEDTDVFTQKHSENLFQRTEVLAAVIAGGVIGFLFAIFLILLLVYRMRKKDEGSYDLGERKPSSAAYQKAPTKEFYA; from the exons AGAGCAGCATTGACCTCCGATAAAGACCTGTACCTTGACAACAGCTCCATTGAAGAAGCATCAGGAGTCTATCCAATTGACGATGATGATTATACTTCGGGTTCAGGCTCAG gggctgaagaagaagaagaaggcgatAACACGCCAATAGTGGTGCCATCAAGAACTCTTCCAAAGATGCCACCAACTAGCGATGCTCCCAGAACTGAGAAAACCACGCTGAAAATGCAGACCAAG TCACCTGAAGAGATTGATAAAAAGAGGATTCTCAAGCCTGACGCTGAAAACAAAAACGCTAAGAACGAACCAGGTGAAGACACCGACGTGTTCACCCAAAAACACTCAGAAAACCTTTTCCAGAGAACAGAAGTATTGGCAG CTGTTATCGCCGGTGGAGTTATTGGTTTTCTCTTTGCAATCTTCCTTATCTTGCTTTTGGTATATCGCATGAGAAAGAAGGATGAAGGCAGCTACGACCTTGGAGAACGCAAACCATCCAGCGCTGCCTACCAGAAGGCACCTACTAAGGAGTTTTATGCATAA